One region of Culex pipiens pallens isolate TS chromosome 2, TS_CPP_V2, whole genome shotgun sequence genomic DNA includes:
- the LOC120423241 gene encoding tenascin-like isoform X3, translating to MQFSKCFINVCIFALAFAKSSLSQLCWQDENTPVSKYSDVQRTVVCSWDRATRSFRATTTQRTCFLDYSVSKKQVCCDGYYGNGTDCVPVCRGGCDNGRCTGPETCTCNAGYSMASGRCVPSCVNGCANGSCVAPNQCVCGVGFVKSTAGVCVPKCADDCVNGVCNERNECECREGFYFNEKLLEFGVRNNTVCTARCDFECRKGFCAGRNRCQCLEGYELSKSDRFECVPVCDSELVDCSNGECVAPNHCRCSVGFRMEGSRCVPVCNPSCVNADCTDIDQCTCWQGYRQASESNVCEPTCDPPCEHGDCVGVNKCACHNGYRAVNGSSCAPLCDSRFVDSGNGTCVAPNVVRCNKGFELMEGLNFKLHCVSKCKPECVNGDCTAEGGCECHPGYQLKAGSVHECEPVCDPACDFGTCVRPNECECSEGYRKTMDDRCEFFCDPAKVDCTVGNCSSVDMCDCPKGYEFVEDTDGILRCLPICNPNCINGRCTDVNVCECFPGYQRIDESLCKPVCDEPCVNGFCSGTNVCSCSEGFTAFNETSCVPFCDPNVVNCSHGECVKFNVCDCFDGYRLFPDVNGSLSCAAFCADLPQNAVCIVPGEYRCLTGYMPGPDGSCGAVCEQDCGNGSCSAPNQCECLAGYSQDSTGSCTVSICQEKCSDEAGVCEDLLCKCNVGYSNLESEFFCSPICESCLNGRCIAPGECECLEGYEKLNGTQGCRPFCSNCSLVECCIAPEVCNCKQAEKIVGEDSFPWLFVVLGVVVLAVIIVGAVLLNRYLQNKRHSNSYECKYDQSRDKAAIIEKR from the exons ATGCAGTTCTCCAAGTGCTTTATAAACGTTTGCATTTTTGCACTTGCATTTGCCAAATCTTCCTTGAGTCAACTCTGCTGGCAGGATGAAAA CACTCCCGTGTCCAAGTATTCGGACGTGCAGCGCACCGTAGTCTGCAGCTGGGACCGCGCCACGCGGTCCTTCCGAGCCACAACCACTCAACGCACCTGCTTT CTGGACTACTCCGTGAGCAAGAAGCAGGTCTGCTGCGACGGTTACTACGGCAACGGGACCGACTGCGTTCCGGTGTGCCGGGGAGGGTGCGATAATGGGCGGTGTACGGGCCCGGAGACCTGCACCTGTAACGCGGGGTATTCGATGGCGAGTGGACGGTGCGTGCCGAGTTGCGTCAACGGATGTGCGAATGGGAGCTGCGTGGCGCCGAATCAGTGCGTTTGCGGGGTTGGGTTTGTGAAGAGCACGGCCGGGGTTTGCGTTCCGAAGTGCGCGGATGATTGCGTGAATGGGGTTTGTAACGAGCGGAACGAGTGCGAGTGTCGGGAAGGGTTCTACTTTAACGAGAAGCTGCTGGAGTTTGGAGTGCGGAATAATACGGTGTGCACGGCGAGGTGTGATTTTGAGTGCCGGAAGGGGTTCTGCGCTGGGAGGAATCGGTGCCAGTGCCTGGAGGGGTACGAGCTGTCCAAGTCGGATCGGTTTGAGTGCGTTCCCGTGTGTGATTCGGAGCTGGTGGACTGCTCAAACGGGGAGTGCGTGGCGCCGAATCATTGCCGGTGTAGTGTGGGATTCCGGATGGAGGGGAGTCGTTGCGTTCCGGTGTGCAATCCAAGCTGTGTCAATGCGGACTGCACAGATATTGATCAGTGCACTTGCTGGCAAGGTTACCGCCAAGCGTCTGAATCTAACGTTTGCGAGCCGACGTGCGATCCTCCGTGCGAGCATGGCGACTGCGTGGGAGTCAACAAATGCGCCTGTCACAACGGGTACCGAGCGGTGAACGGCTCTTCGTGTGCACCACTGTGTGATTCACGCTTCGTTGATTCCGGGAACGGAACTTGTGTTGCGCCGAACGTTGTGCGCTGCAACAAAGGGTTCGAGCTGATGGAAGGGCTGAACTTCAAGCTGCATTGTGTCTCCAAGTGCAAACCGGAGTGCGTCAATGGGGACTGTACAGCTGAAGGCGGCTGCGAGTGCCATCCCGGGTATCAACTGAAGGCGGGAAGCGTCCACGAGTGCGAACCCGTTTGCGATCCGGCTTGCGATTTCGGTACCTGCGTCCGTCCGAACGAGTGTGAGTGCTCGGAAGGCTACCGGAAGACGATGGATGATCGGTGTGAGTTTTTCTGCGATCCGGCGAAGGTCGACTGCACCGTCGGTAACTGCTCCTCCGTTGACATGTGTGACTGTCCCAAAGGGTACGAGTTCGTGGAGGATACCGACGGGATCCTACGCTGCTTACCAATATGCAATCCGAACTGTATCAACGGAAGATGCACCGACGTAAACGTCTGCGAGTGCTTCCCAGGGTATCAACGGATTGACGAATCGCTTTGCAAGCCAGTTTGTGACGAACCGTGCGTCAACGGGTTCTGTTCCGGCACGAACGTATGCAGTTGCAGCGAGGGATTCACCGCGTTCAACGAGACAAGCTGCGTCCCCTTCTGCGATCCGAACGTGGTGAACTGCTCGCACGGAGAGTGCGTCAAGTTCAACGTGTGCGACTGCTTCGACGGGTACCGACTGTTCCCGGACGTCAATGGGTCGCTAAGCTGTGCAGCGTTCTGCGCGGATCTTCCCCAGAACGCCGTCTGCATCGTTCCTGGAGAGTATCGCTGCTTGACGGGTTACATGCCCGGTCCGGATGGTAGCTGTGGCGCGGTTTGTGAACAGGACTGCGGCAACGGAAGTTGTTCAGCGCCGAATCAATGTGAGTGCTTGGCAGGGTACTCGCAGGACTCGACTGGAAGCTGCACCGTATCAATCTGCCAAGAAAAGTGCTCCGATGAAGCTGGCGTTTGTGAAGATCTGCTCTGCAAGTGCAACGTCGGGTATTCTAATCTGGAGAGTGAGTTCTTCTGCAGTCCGATTTGCGAAAGCTGCCTCAACGGAAGGTGTATCGCTCCTGGGGAGTGTGAGTGCTTGGAGGGTTACGAGAAGCTCAACGGTACTCAGGGATGTCGTCCGTTCTGCAGTAACTGCAGCTTGGTCGAGTGCTGCATCGCTCCGGAAGTTTGTAACTGCAAACAAGCTGAAAAGATAGTTGGAGAGGATAGCTTCCCATGGCTGTTCGTCGTCTTAGGAGTAGTAGTTCTTGCCGTAATAATTGTTGGTGCCGTTCTACTCAACAGATACCTCCAGAACAAGCGGCACTCCAACTCGTACGAGTGCAAAT